Sequence from the Paenibacillus riograndensis SBR5 genome:
ATTATGTATCTCGGATAAAGAGACTTGAAAAAGGATGCAGCGCTTGCTAATATAAATGAATATCGGAAAAATAATGAAAAAAAGTAAAATAAATTTAATCATAGCATAGGCGAGAATAAATATCAACCTTCCGAAGGGGATGAATTGCAATGGAGAAGCATGATAGCGAGTGGGAAGAAGAGCAGAATCGGGTAAACGGAATTACAAAGCTGCTGTCAGCCCATATCAGACGGCTATCCGATGAGCTTGGTCTTCATCGCAGTGATGTTGTGGATATGCGCAAAGACTTCTGGGAAGAGGTTACAGTGAACTTCAGCAGCCCGGATGATCTTGGAGAAACCTCGACAAGCCTGCGGCAGCAGGCGCAAATTCTGAATGAACGGGAACGCCATCATCTGCAGTCAAGCAAAGCGCTCAAAAAATATAGAAAACTTGTCGTATCGCCTTATTTTGGACGGATTGATTTTAAAGAGACAGCGGATGCAGAAGCAGAACGGATTTATCTGGGCATCGGCTCGCTGATGGAGGATAACGGCTCGTTCCTGATATACGACTGGCGCGCTCCCATCTCAAGCCTGTATTATGACGGGGCTCCGGGTCCGGCAGCCTATGAAACACCAGGCGGGCTTGTCTCCGGCACCATGGAGCTGAAACGCCAATTCGTGATCGATAACGGCACGATTGAGGTCATGTTCGATACAGGTGTCACCATCGGCGACGAACTGCTTCAGCAGGTACTCAGCCACAGTGCGGACGACCGGATGAAAAGTATTGTTGCGACGATCCAAAAGGAGCAGAATGCCATTATCCGCAATGACCGGAGCCGGATGCTGGTCGTGCAGGGTGCAGCAGGCAGCGGGAAAACCTCTGCCGCGCTGCAGCGCGTCGCTTATCTGCTCTACAAATACCGCGAGGTGCTGCAGGCGGACCAAATGCTGCTGTTTTCGCCGAATCCGCTTTTTAACAGCTATGTATCCACTGTACTGCCGGAGCTGGGTGAAGAAAATATGCAGCAGACGACGTTCCAGATGTATCTTGAGCACCGTCTGGGCCAGGAGTTTGAGCTGGAGGATGTTTTCAGCCAGACAGAAAGCCTGCTGAATGCCCCGGAAGGGCCTGAGGCGGCTACGCGGAGAGCAGGAATTACTTACAAGTCATCTGTGGCTTTTTTGGATGTGATCCGGCGTTACGTCAATCTGCTGGAGCATGAGGGGATGCTGTTTAAACCGCTTGTATTTCAAGGCCGGGCAGTCGTCAGTAAAGAAGAAATGCAGCAAAAATTCTACAGCTTTGATCCCGGAATTAAACTGGCGAACCGGATTGATCTGATGACGGGCTGGCTGCTCAAAAAAATCGCTGCATACAGTGTGGAAGAGCGGGAAGCGCAGTGGGTGGAGGACCAGATTGAGCTGCTGGATTCCAGTGACTATCAACGGGCATACAATATGCTCCGCCGCAAGGGCGGGGGCCGGAATGACAGCTTTGATGACTTTGATATGGAGAAAACGGTGCTGGCCCGGTATATTGTCAGCCAGCGTCTGAAGCCGCTGCGCGGCTGGACCAAACGGGGAAGGTTCGTGGATGTGAAGGGGCTGTACAGCCTGCTTTTTGCTGACCGTGAGTTAATGGAGCGCCTGGGCAACGGCCGGGAGCTGCCGGAAGCCTGGGACGCTATCTGCCGCCAGACGGTGGCGTCTTTGAGCCGGAACGAGCTTGCCTATGAAGATGCCACACCTTTTCTCTATCTGAAGGAACTGAGCCAGGGCTTCCGCACCAATACGCAAATCCGTCATGTGATCGTCGATGAGGTGCAGGATTATTCCCCGTTCCAGCTAGAATTCATGCGCCGCCTGTTTCCCCGGGCCAAAATGACGGTGCTTGGTGATCTCAATCAGGCGATTTATGCCCAGGGTGAGGTGCTTGGTGATCTGGGCGGGCTGGTCAGCGTCTACGGCCGGGAGAATACAGAGGTCATCTCCTTGACCCGCAGCTATCGCTCCACCTATGAGATTGTTGAATTTACGCGTTCGATGATTCCCGGCGGGGAAAAGATCGTCCCCTTCAACCGGCGGGGAGAATCACCGCTGCTGACGGTTGTGGACAACGAGGAGGGTCTGCTTGGTTCAATTGAGCAGGATGTGCTGAATCTTCACTCCATGGGCTATCATTACGTGGCGGTAATCTGCAAAACGGCAGAGGAGAGTGCACGGGTCCATGCCAAGCTGCAGAACAGGCTTCCGGTCAGGCTGGTTACGAAGGATACGCCCAATTTTCAAAAAGGGACCCTGGTGCTGCCCGCATATTTGGCCAAGGGCGTGGAGTTTGATGCCGTCATCATTTATGACGGCTCCGAGGCTAAATATGGCCGGGAAAGCGAACGCAAGCTGTTCTATACCGCTTGCACCCGGGCTATGCATCTGCTGCATATTTACAGCCTGGGCCAGCCGAATCATTTTCTGCCCGCCGAAGTCCGCGAGTCGGCAGCTGCCGGAGTTATGCAGCGTTGAGGGAGCCAGAATAGAATATCATGATAAACAAAGACCGCCCCGGGATCAGAGATCATAGGGCGGTCTTTTTGAAAATATAAGAATTTACTCACAGGAATATACGCAATGCAGGAGGATAGGGCTCCATCCGCAGGTGCTAGTTGGAAAAAGGGAACTTATTTTTCCGGAAATTAAGAAATCCTGAGTGAAGTGGAAAAAGTAAACTTAATTGGGCTACATTTTTGGTCCAATGGCGAAATGGGCTGAATTAGTGTCCCTTTTTCCACTTCATCTGCCCGCGGGCAGAGTACTTCGGCAAATTAGTGTCCCTTATTCCACTAAAAGAGTTGCCGTAGGATTCATGGGGAGTCGTTCTCCAGGTAACGCTAGAACCAAGACGGCTGCGCTGTCCCGTGGAGGACCCCACAGCCGTTTTGGTTCAAATATAAGAATTAATATGTTTCACGCTATAAATTATCCTTCTATTTCTCGCTGAAACACCCCGTCCTTTAAAAGGACGGCGTAGCCGTTTCCACTTGTTACCGTATCGGCCGGATGATGGATAGAATCACTTTAAGCGAGAGGGTATACAAGGAACAGCTTAAGCGTTTATTTGGCCACAGAGTGGCTCGTGGAATTTTTTGGCGCAGGTTTTTGGCGGTTATAACGTTTAGCGATCAGCAGGGTTGTATATATCAACAGCAGCAGAACGGGTGCCAGTGCTGAATACCGGTACATGACGCCAAAGCTGGTGTACAGTGCAATGGAGCCGAGGATCATGGTTCCAATCGCTACACCGAGATCCAGCGAGTTGAAGAACATGCCGTTCGCCGTCCCGCGCTGCCGGGGCTCCACGGACTGGATCATCCAGGTCTGCAATGCGGGCTGCATCGAACCGAAGCCGATTCCGTAACAAAGGGCGGCCGGAAACAGTGCAGCCGTTGAGGAAGCGAAGGAGAGCTGCAGCAGTCCTGCAACTATGAAGAGACTCCCCGGAATGAGCAGGGCAGGAGGGCCGAAACGGTCGTAAATTTTACCGGAGAGCGGCCGTACAACTACAATCGCTACAGCATTGAACAGAAAGAAGTAAGCGATGTGTTCCAGATGGGCCTCGGCACCGTAGAGCGCCAGAAAACCCAGCAGTCCGCCATAGGAGACAGACAGCAGAAAGTTAAGCAGGCAGGGAATAAACAATCTCCGGAAGGTGCCGCCCCTGATTTCTGCTACCGGCGGGGCTGCCGGCTCCTTATGGTGTGCCGGCAGCTTCCTGGTCAGGCGGTAGCTGAGCGGCAAAATCAGCACCAGTGCTGCAGCAGTGCTGATCAGCAGCGAGCCAAAGCCTGGCCCCTGCAGCAGACTAAGTCCGATCAGCGGGCCGGCGGACATGGCTAGGCTTGTGGACAGGCCGAAGTAGCCCATGCCTTCGCCCATCCGGCGGATCGGGATAATGTCGGAGGCCATCGTCGGAAATGCGGTGCTGGCCATGCCGAAGCCTATTCCGAACAGCATCCGCAGGAGCAGGAGTGCAAGAATGCTTCCTGCCCAGTAATAGCCGATTACGGCAGTTATGGAAACGGCCAGACCCAGGAAGATCAGCAGATTGCGGCCGCCTTTTTCCATCGCTTTGCCGGAGAACAGCCGGGATGCGATAGCGCTCAGTGCAAACAGGCTGGTCACAAGACTGACTTGTACGGAAGAAGCCTGCAGCGTTCCTTCGGCATAAGCCGGGAGGGTGGAGAGAGTCATCTGCAGGCCCATGAACAGCAGCAGATTGCAAAGGGTGAGAGTTATAAATGATGATGTCCATAGTCGTTCAGATGAATGATTCAAAGGGGTTGTCTCCTATTCTTGATGTGTATTTCCGGTGTTGTGGTAGATCAGCTCCAGCATGGAGCGGAGGTCTTCGATCTGCTCGGGGCGGAGTCCATTGACCGCCGCAGCAATAGTCTGTTGCTCCAGGGATACGGTACGCTTAATCAATGACTTGCCTGTCTCTGTGGCATAGAGCTGAAAGGCACGCCGGTCGGTAGGGCTCATCGTCTTGTGTATGAAGCCTTTCTTCTGCAGCAGTTCTACGATTCTGGCTGTAGTGGGCTGGTCTTTGGCAGCGGCGGCGGCAACCTCCTTCTGATTAATGCCTTCACGATCACAGATCATCAGCAGAATAGACCATTGTTCCGGGGTGATGTCATAGGGCTTCAGAACCCGGGCAAATGCATTGGAAATCCTCCGGTGTGTGGAGCCCAGCAGAAATCCGAGGAACTCCTGGGGTGAAGTAAGCGGCATGGCAGTTCGTCCTCCCAAAATAATTGTTATGACAATTATATTTAAGACAATTAATTCTGTCAACGTTTGACAAGCAGAAACGGCTGCTCTGTGCTTACATAAAAGCTGTATGGAATTCAAAAAAGCCTCTCCCCGCAGCTGCGGGAAAAGGCTTGTAATCAATATTTGAACCTATACTTAGGCTTGGGGAACTTTCTCCCAGTCTTTCAGGAAACGTTCGATACCGTTGTCTGTCAGCGGATGCTTCCACAGAGAAGGCAGGAGTGAACCCGGGATCGTTGCGATATGCGCTCCGGCAATGGCTGCCTGCTCTACATGGGCAATATTGCGGATGCTGGCGGCGATAATTTCCGATTGAAGGCCGTAATTGGTCAGAATGGTCTTCAAATCCGAGATCAGCTTCATGCCGTCAACACCGATATCATCCAGACGTCCGACGAACGGGCTGATATAGGTAGCCCCTGCTTTGGCGGCCATCAGACCCTGTGCTGCGGAGAAGATGAGGGTAACGTTGGTTTTGATGCCTTTTTTGGTTAATTCATAACAAGCCTCCAGACCATCCTCAGTCATTGGCAGCTTGATGACAACATTCGGTGCCCATTCTGCAATTTCGTAAGCTTCCTTCAGCATTTCTTCAGCCTTCAGACCGATAACCTCGGCGCTGACCGGGCCTGGCACAATGGCGACGATCTCTTTGATTACATCTTTGAAAAGTCTGCCTTCTTTGGCGATAAGCGACGGATTTGTCGTTACGCCATCCACTAATCCGAGTCGGGTAATACGTTTGATTTCCTCAATATTTCCGGTATCCAAGAAAAACTTCATTTCGTGGTATCCTCCCTTGGTTTGATATGGATTGACAAACGTTCAACACCACTTCATTATGGATCAAGCTGCAGGAAGTTTCAACTGTTAATATGAATATTTCAAAATAACTTTATAGGCAGGCGGGCGAAATTGTTTAATTCAGCGCATAGGCCCATTCCCTGACACGTTCTTCACGTGATAATATAGAAACGGTGTTGCCCATATCCAGCTGAAACGGCAGGTGTCAGATATGTTTATGGTTTTCGCGGGAGTTATTGTCTTTCTATTATTTGCAGCCGGAGTCATGGCTTACCAGAACAGCAGGCTAATTGCCCAGCAGGAGGCCAGTGACTCAGCGGGGCGTATCAGCAGTTTAATGTATTCCGTCTATTATCAGGCCTTTTCCTATAATGAAGAACGGCCGGAAGCAGTTCCTTTGTTCCAATTCACCGTACGTGCCCGCACCGAAGGGCAACCAGCGAGCGGCGAGGTCGACAAGACCATTGCTCTCTGCCGTGTTCCTGCCGGCAGCGGAGAAATGGCGCTCTCCGACGCGCAGAACTGGATGCTCGGCAGTATCCGGCAGTCTGCCCTGCGGGGCGAGTCGATTTTCCCGGCTTCGTTCCAGGACAAGGCGGCCAGCAAGGGGGAACAGGAGCTCATACTCCGTCTGGAAACGGCCGTGAAGGAGGAAACGGGACATGCCAATCTTCATTAACCAAGTGGCCATTTCCGCCTGTCAAGGGGATATTACGTCCTGGCAGGGGGACATGATTGTGAATGCGTCGAATTCGGGCCTTTTTGGCGGCGGCGGGGTGGACGGTGCGATTCACCGTGCAGGCGGACCGCAGATTGCCGAGGAGTGTGCAGCGATCCGCCGCAAGCAAGGCGGGATTCTGCCCGGTGAAGCAGCCGTTACATGTGCCGGGAAGCTTCCGCTGCTGGGGATCATACATACAGTAGGACCGATTTGGAAAGGGGGAGGCGCTGGTGAAATTGCCACTTTGGCCAGATGCTACCTGAACAGTCTGGATGCTGCATGCACTCAAGGGGCCCGGAGCATTGCTTTTCCGAACATCAGCACGGGAGTTTATAATTTCCCCAAAGCCCTGGCTTGCCAAACGGCGCTAAAGACTGTGGTTGACTACGTTAAGGAACGCGGTCCCGGAGGACACCCGCTAGAGCGGATCGAATTTATCTGTTTTGAGAAGGATAACGCCGATTTATATGAAGAAACACTTAAACGCTATAGTG
This genomic interval carries:
- the helD gene encoding RNA polymerase recycling motor HelD, with product MEKHDSEWEEEQNRVNGITKLLSAHIRRLSDELGLHRSDVVDMRKDFWEEVTVNFSSPDDLGETSTSLRQQAQILNERERHHLQSSKALKKYRKLVVSPYFGRIDFKETADAEAERIYLGIGSLMEDNGSFLIYDWRAPISSLYYDGAPGPAAYETPGGLVSGTMELKRQFVIDNGTIEVMFDTGVTIGDELLQQVLSHSADDRMKSIVATIQKEQNAIIRNDRSRMLVVQGAAGSGKTSAALQRVAYLLYKYREVLQADQMLLFSPNPLFNSYVSTVLPELGEENMQQTTFQMYLEHRLGQEFELEDVFSQTESLLNAPEGPEAATRRAGITYKSSVAFLDVIRRYVNLLEHEGMLFKPLVFQGRAVVSKEEMQQKFYSFDPGIKLANRIDLMTGWLLKKIAAYSVEEREAQWVEDQIELLDSSDYQRAYNMLRRKGGGRNDSFDDFDMEKTVLARYIVSQRLKPLRGWTKRGRFVDVKGLYSLLFADRELMERLGNGRELPEAWDAICRQTVASLSRNELAYEDATPFLYLKELSQGFRTNTQIRHVIVDEVQDYSPFQLEFMRRLFPRAKMTVLGDLNQAIYAQGEVLGDLGGLVSVYGRENTEVISLTRSYRSTYEIVEFTRSMIPGGEKIVPFNRRGESPLLTVVDNEEGLLGSIEQDVLNLHSMGYHYVAVICKTAEESARVHAKLQNRLPVRLVTKDTPNFQKGTLVLPAYLAKGVEFDAVIIYDGSEAKYGRESERKLFYTACTRAMHLLHIYSLGQPNHFLPAEVRESAAAGVMQR
- a CDS encoding MFS transporter; this encodes MNHSSERLWTSSFITLTLCNLLLFMGLQMTLSTLPAYAEGTLQASSVQVSLVTSLFALSAIASRLFSGKAMEKGGRNLLIFLGLAVSITAVIGYYWAGSILALLLLRMLFGIGFGMASTAFPTMASDIIPIRRMGEGMGYFGLSTSLAMSAGPLIGLSLLQGPGFGSLLISTAAALVLILPLSYRLTRKLPAHHKEPAAPPVAEIRGGTFRRLFIPCLLNFLLSVSYGGLLGFLALYGAEAHLEHIAYFFLFNAVAIVVVRPLSGKIYDRFGPPALLIPGSLFIVAGLLQLSFASSTAALFPAALCYGIGFGSMQPALQTWMIQSVEPRQRGTANGMFFNSLDLGVAIGTMILGSIALYTSFGVMYRYSALAPVLLLLIYTTLLIAKRYNRQKPAPKNSTSHSVAK
- a CDS encoding MarR family winged helix-turn-helix transcriptional regulator, with the protein product MPLTSPQEFLGFLLGSTHRRISNAFARVLKPYDITPEQWSILLMICDREGINQKEVAAAAAKDQPTTARIVELLQKKGFIHKTMSPTDRRAFQLYATETGKSLIKRTVSLEQQTIAAAVNGLRPEQIEDLRSMLELIYHNTGNTHQE
- the fsa gene encoding fructose-6-phosphate aldolase — protein: MKFFLDTGNIEEIKRITRLGLVDGVTTNPSLIAKEGRLFKDVIKEIVAIVPGPVSAEVIGLKAEEMLKEAYEIAEWAPNVVIKLPMTEDGLEACYELTKKGIKTNVTLIFSAAQGLMAAKAGATYISPFVGRLDDIGVDGMKLISDLKTILTNYGLQSEIIAASIRNIAHVEQAAIAGAHIATIPGSLLPSLWKHPLTDNGIERFLKDWEKVPQA
- a CDS encoding macro domain-containing protein, producing the protein MPIFINQVAISACQGDITSWQGDMIVNASNSGLFGGGGVDGAIHRAGGPQIAEECAAIRRKQGGILPGEAAVTCAGKLPLLGIIHTVGPIWKGGGAGEIATLARCYLNSLDAACTQGARSIAFPNISTGVYNFPKALACQTALKTVVDYVKERGPGGHPLERIEFICFEKDNADLYEETLKRYSDI